ACTTTCCTACCAGCATTACTGGTGACTTATTTTTACCTGCAAGAACACCTACTGATAAAGCATCTATTAAGTCATTTTCTCTTAGAGTTCCATTCTTTGTTATATAAAGATTTCTTAAATTTTTTTCTCTATAAAATTCTTCTATTACTTTTGAATTTGTTTTATTTCTATCTTCTCCACCTAATCTTTTAGGACTTGGAAATTGCTTTTCTATATATTTTGGTAAAGAAGTTTCTCCTCCTATGATATAAGATATAGTTATTTCTTTCTTACGTATAAACTCTCTAATAGGTGTTATATCATTTTTTAAATTTGTAAGAATTATAGGTGTTTTGTTTTGTGCTGAAATACCACCAACACTTATTGCATCTGCTAATCCAGTTTGACCATTTGCTACAGATACTTTTTCTACATCTACTATTTTATCTATCTCTTTAGCAAGCTCTAAGGAAGTTGCATATCTATCTATTCCCCCTATTCTTAAAGGTGTAAGTCCTTTTGATTTTATTTCTTTTTCTAAATTAGAGTTTAATGTGTTTTCTCCACCTATTATGTAAATATTTTTTGCTTTTAACCTTTTTATCTCAGCTTCTGTGCCTTTATTTAATTTATCTTTTTCAGTCAATAAGATAGGTGCATTTTTAGTTGATGAAAATGGAGTTGCTGATAAAGCATCTGGTATTGATGTGCTGTTTACTAATATAACATTTTCAGCTGAATCAAAACCTCTTTTACTTATTCTAACAGCAGTCTCGTATCTATCATCACCTGTTAAATTTTCCTCTGATGGGCTAGTTGTATTACTGGAGGTACCTCCACTACTTCCACCTGAATTATTATTTCCACCTTGATTATTGTCTCCGCCTGAATTATCAGGTATCTTTTCCCACTGTGCATAAAGTACTATATTATCATCAACATTAATTATATCACTTCCATCACCTTTATATGGAGTTCCACTACCATCTGGTTTTGTATTCCATCCAGTAAATCTGTATCCTTCTTTTGTAAGATTTCCTGGATTAGCTTTTACATTTGTATTTGTATTTCCATCATGCAATTCATCCTCAGGCACATCTCCTTGTCCACCATTGTTTTCATATTTAACTCTGTATTTATCCGTCCAAAATGCATAAAGAGTTGTATTTACATCCTTTATGTTAAACTTTTCTCCTGCTTTATATCTACTGCCTGTATCATCTAGTTTTGTACTCCAATAAAAAGTTCCTCCTCTACCAGAAGGTGCTATTAAGCCATTATCCCCAAGTACAGTAACTTCATCTCCTTTTCCATATATATTATTATCTATTGGAGCTGTACCTGTACTTCCATTTTCATCATATGTTACTCTACATTCCTCTTTCCACTGTGCAAATAAAGTTGTATTTTTCGTAAGATTAAATTTATTGCCAGCTTGATACGAAGTACCTATACCATCATTTTTTGTATTCCATCCCATAAATATTGCTCCAGCTTTAGATGGTACCTGACTTGTAACAGTTACTTCATCACCTTTTTTATGTTTTTCTTCAGATATACTTCCTATTCCTCCATTTAAGTTATATTCCAGTTTATATCCCCATTGTGCATATACTGTATCTCCTGCAATGTTTGGTGGAATAGGATCCCCTTCTTTAAAGGATGTACCACTTCCATCTTCTTCTGTATTCCATCCTATGAATTCTTCATCACCATTGATAAGTCCACCTGACCCTGGGAATTTGTCAGCCTCTCCTGGTTTTGGTAAATCTGGAAGTGTACCTGTTCCTCCATTACCATCCAGTTGTAAATCATACTCCCATTGTGCATAAAGGTCTATGTTAAAGTTGTCATAATTGTTTAATGATACCTCAAAACTTGAGTCTAAATTATAAGATTTTCCTGTACCATCAGCCTTTGTATTCCACTTTGTAAGTTTATAATTTGTTTTTTTAAGGTTACCTTCATTTCCTTTAATTTGCAAAGTATCATTCTGATGATACCTATTTGAATCTGATGGAGCATTACCTGAAGTATTTCCATTTCCATTATATCTTAACTGTAAAAAGTCTGGAATCCAAATGGCATAAAGTGTTGTGTCTCTATCAATACCTGTTCCTCCTATCCAATCTCCACCTCCATACGGTTGAGTGCCACTGGCTAGATGATCCCTTGAGATACTCCAACCATCAGTATGATAGTTTGCTCTTGTAAGATTATTACTTAACGCTAAATAAGAATCAAAATCATCAAGGTCATATACTTTTGGACCTGTTATTACTAGTCCGGGAATAAAACTTCCTCCGTTAAGTACAGCTTCATTTATGGTTCCTCCAGTAGCCCCATTATCATCATAAGTTATTGTAATATTATTAACTCTCCTTAAGGTTTTATCTTGAATCTGCTTATTAAATATCTTATTTAAGTCATAATCGGCAAAAACATTTGAATAATTTATAGGAATTATAGCAAATGTAAGTATACATATAGTTAACTTTTTTAACTTTTGGTTCATCAAAGCCCTCCTCTTTATATAAAAAATAATTTTATTTTTTCATTTTGTAAAATAAAGAAATACTGATAAAATCTATATCAGCATTTCTTATAATTATTATAATCTTATTCTTATATAAATATTGAATAAGATTATAACTTGTAAATTACAATAATAAACAACTTATATTGTTAATTTTTTTGCCATACTGCATATAATACAATGTTTCTTTCGTCCATAGTGATTGTTCCTGATACTATTGTTGATGGGTCATTTCTAACTGTACTCCATCCTACAAATGTATAAGTATCAGCATCAAGCCCATTAATATTTCCTAAAACCGTTACAGTATCTCCTTTTTTATATTCTGTTGTATCAACTGGAACCATACCCGAAACGAATACCCCTGAAGGGAAGTTTGATACATAGGCTACCCTATAAGTTTTTTCGGCTACAGTAAAATAAATTGTATTTGGAGTAATTCCAGAAGAATTAAGCGTAACTGTTTGAGACTGACTTGCTGGGTCTAATTTATATCCAGCAGGAACCTTTGTAGAATCTGCAGTTATTGTATGGTTTCCAAGTACAGCATTAACAACCTCTGTGTATGTACTTCCAACTATATTACCATCTTTATCTTTAAAACCAATTGTTAAAGTACGTTCTGCTTCTGAAGGCATCTTACTTACTGTAAAGTAAACTGTATCTGGAACAAGACCACTTGTACTAAGGTTTACCATTTCAAATTGGTTATCTGGATTAAGTACATATCCATTTGGTACCTTTGTAGAATCCGATTCAACTCTATGATTTCCATATTGAGCTGGCAATGTAACTGTATATGGATCTCCAATTATTGCTCCACTATCTTTATCTTTAAAGTTAACAGTAACTATACGATTTACAAGTGGAATATCAGGACTAACTGTAAAGTAGACAACACTCTTATCAAGTCCTGTTGGTTGTAAATTAACAGTCTGAGTTTGACTAGAAGGGTCAAGTTTATAGCCATTAGGAACTTTTGATGTGTTTGGTGTTACATTATGTGAACCTAATATATCTGGAATTTCTTCTACATAAGTACTTCCAACCTTATTTCCATCTTTATCCTTAAACCCAACTATAAGAATACGATTTTCTTCTGGCACTCCAGCCTTATCAGGAATGACTGTAAAATCAACTTCATTTGGATTAACTCCGTTTTGAGCAAGATTTACCACTTTAGATTGACTTGTAGGATCTAATTTATATCCAGTAGGAACTTTTGTAGCATCCGGTGTAACTGTGCTATTTCCATACCTAGCTGGAACTTGAGTTGTGTATGACCCAATTATAGCTCCTGTTTCTTTATTTTTATAATTTACCTTAATAGAAAGTTTTGCGCTTGAAATTTCAGTAGATGCATATGCTGTTTTTGTAGCGTTTCCATTCCCTGTATTAGGTGATGTATAGCTCCAATTTACTCCAGACATATCTCGATTTGTCACAAAAGAATAAACTCCTGTCATTTGGCTTCCTGTTATACCTGCAGATGGTATCCCATTTGGAAATCCATAACTTGTTCCATAAATAGTTGAAACTTTTTCCCCATTAACTTGTAATACCCATCCCTCTTGAGAACCTCCCTTTGGGTCAGTTCCCCATACATACTTTACGTTTACTGAATTTCCACCACATGGAACAAATAATGTAAAAAATGTTACATATCCACTTCCCATATTTGCACGAAAGTCTACCTGATATCTACCATTAATATCATATTTTCGAGCTATGTTTTGTGGTGCTACATCATTAACTTTATCTGGTAAAATCTGTGCATGTGATGGTATTGCTAAACCAGTAGCTAAAACTAGCATTGAAACAAAGGATGTTAACTTTCTTAATCTGTGTTTCATATAAAAATCCCCCTATAATATTTTTTTATTTCAAATAGATTTTCCATACTTCAATTTGTATTATTTTAAAATATTTATCTTGATTTTGGATAACCTATTGTGAAATCTAACTTGAAAATAAAATTTAGTTCATCTAATATTTATTTAAAACTTTTTTTATTATCTTATAATCAAATGTAATATATATTCGAAATTTATATGATGGCTGTAACAACCATTAGAATACTAAATATTTTACTCTTATAGAGTAAAAGTTTATAAATTTAGAAGTATAACACTAAGTTTTACATATTTATGTACTTTTAAATGCATCTTCTTTAGCATTATTTCTTTTACAAGAATTATAAAAAACTTGATTGTAATGTGAAATTATAATATTAATAATTTTATAATTATAATATTCTTTTTATTTCAATTATCATTTTTATAGTTTCCATTTGTTATAAAATGGTTCTATATTTTTTTAACTAAACAGCCATTTTATAAAATAAATATTTTATTCAAAATAAATAAAAACAATTCAAATTAATGAAAAATTCTTGTAAAAAAAACAAGAAAATATTCATAAATTTGATTATTAATACAGATATTTTGAAAAAAAAAATACCTATTTTATAAAATATACATTAGTTTCAACAATATAAAGACTTTTTTATAACTAAGGGTTACTTTTTTATTTGTTTTTTTAATTATATCATTCTTTTTTATATTATTCAATATTTTGACATTTATTCCAATATATTGAATATTTTTCATTTAGTAATCTACATTTAAACTTATAAATTTATTTTTTATTTTGTTTCATTTAATAATTTTTTCTATTTTTAAAAAATGAATCAATAAAAAACAAGGAGACGCATAAAAATAAAAATTTGAATCATTTCCTTTTTATACAAAAAACAGAAAAGGGGTTCATAAGAACCCTCAATCTATGTGATAATTGTTGTGTTAAAAAAAACAAAAACATTATAATTATAGCAAATATGGATATTATAAAAAAGTGATATTCCCATTAGATATTGAAAAAATGATTCAGTAATACTATTTAGCCTAATTTTAGAAAAGTTAAACTTAAGATTTGATTAGAAAAAATCAATGTTGATACATCCTATTACTTCTTATATTTTCGCTTATTTAAATTATACTTATACTTTATAATACAAATAAAAATACATCTATCTAAATAGCAGTATTAATTCTCTTATTAAGTTCTATTAATTCTTCAGCAATACCTGATTCTGTATATATTTGATTTTCGCTATTAACCTTTTTCTCAATAGTATTATCGGAAATAGGCTCTTTATGCTTGTTATCTAAATTACTTGGTATAACTATATTTTCTTCAGTAATAACACCAATAGATTCTTGTTTATCTTCATAAATTTCTTCTTCTCTACTCTTTTCATCGTCTTTAATTTCTTCTAACTTTTTATTATTTTCTTTAATTTTATCTGTACTAGCAGATAGCTGTTCTCCAAAAGACATATTAATCTTACTTAATCCGCTACTTAATTTACCACTCTCAAATAAATCGAATTTGGTAGGTGAATGACGAGTTTGACTACTCATTTCAATATTCTTAGTACGAATATCATCAGATAAACTAATTCTCATGCTATTAGTTTTAGAAATATTTTTTATATCACGGTCAGATGATACTAAAGTCTCTGTGGTATAGTAAGTTAATCCTTTCGCATAATCGTATTTATTTTGGGAATTTTCTTGATTAATATCAGATTGTTTAGATTCTTTTTTAAGTGTGTCATCTTTAATTAATTGACTTGCATATTCCTGTTTTTGATTTTTTAAATCATTAATTTGTTGTTGTAATACTTCAATTTTCATATCCTTTATTTTAGAATCCATATTTTTATCAGTTTTCAAATCTGTGATTAAACTTTCTAGCTTTTGTATTTGCTCATCAAATTTTTCTAACTTGTCATTACTTTTATTGCTATAATTACTCTGATTTACATGTGTACTTCTTGTATTAATAGATATAGACATTATAACTACTCCCTACTCAAATATTCTAAACTCTAGAGACTTTATAAACTACATTTCTAGCTTGTGGTAAGTTGCCAGCTGGAACACCAACAGCGATACCAAATGGTACACAATACCCTTCTGGTATATTTAATAATTCTCTATATTTTTTAT
This sequence is a window from Clostridioides difficile. Protein-coding genes within it:
- a CDS encoding cell wall-binding repeat-containing protein, which encodes MNQKLKKLTICILTFAIIPINYSNVFADYDLNKIFNKQIQDKTLRRVNNITITYDDNGATGGTINEAVLNGGSFIPGLVITGPKVYDLDDFDSYLALSNNLTRANYHTDGWSISRDHLASGTQPYGGGDWIGGTGIDRDTTLYAIWIPDFLQLRYNGNGNTSGNAPSDSNRYHQNDTLQIKGNEGNLKKTNYKLTKWNTKADGTGKSYNLDSSFEVSLNNYDNFNIDLYAQWEYDLQLDGNGGTGTLPDLPKPGEADKFPGSGGLINGDEEFIGWNTEEDGSGTSFKEGDPIPPNIAGDTVYAQWGYKLEYNLNGGIGSISEEKHKKGDEVTVTSQVPSKAGAIFMGWNTKNDGIGTSYQAGNKFNLTKNTTLFAQWKEECRVTYDENGSTGTAPIDNNIYGKGDEVTVLGDNGLIAPSGRGGTFYWSTKLDDTGSRYKAGEKFNIKDVNTTLYAFWTDKYRVKYENNGGQGDVPEDELHDGNTNTNVKANPGNLTKEGYRFTGWNTKPDGSGTPYKGDGSDIINVDDNIVLYAQWEKIPDNSGGDNNQGGNNNSGGSSGGTSSNTTSPSEENLTGDDRYETAVRISKRGFDSAENVILVNSTSIPDALSATPFSSTKNAPILLTEKDKLNKGTEAEIKRLKAKNIYIIGGENTLNSNLEKEIKSKGLTPLRIGGIDRYATSLELAKEIDKIVDVEKVSVANGQTGLADAISVGGISAQNKTPIILTNLKNDITPIREFIRKKEITISYIIGGETSLPKYIEKQFPSPKRLGGEDRNKTNSKVIEEFYREKNLRNLYITKNGTLRENDLIDALSVGVLAGKNKSPVMLVGKSLDEPQKTLVKSKKFDKITKVGGSGNENAFNEVKELVK